In one window of Opitutus sp. GAS368 DNA:
- a CDS encoding KUP/HAK/KT family potassium transporter — protein MQVTGTAGKATATAGLTLGALGVVFGDIGTSPLYALRECLNYLPSVERSAGVLGALSLVFWAMLLVVVGKYLVFVTRADNRGEGGIFALLALSHGDRTRTAQGIGTMTLLILFGAALLYGDGIITPAISVLGAVEGLNTFDPSFAHKVPFISAVVLAGLFAFQFKGTKAIGGIFGPTMLVWFLVIGGLGAWHIKDAPQVVEALNPLFGLRLLADHPGQATALLGSVVLAITGAEALYADMGHFGRKHIARAWYFCAWPALILNYFGQGARVLAHPGDTTSHTFFALVPEGAPRLALTLLSIVAAIIASQAMITGTYSLTRQAIQLGYFPRLKITYTNPDQSGQIYLPLVNGLLAFGSIYVVLTFGSSDRLAAAYGIAVTGTMVVTTLAFYTVLRKHWRWPAWTAALLCGSFLLVDVPLFASNIHKFTDGGWFPIFVALGIIAIMHTWKRGKDEIFRRIYANEITEDELSSVASSDRIARVRGTAVFMAGNPTGTPLVLLHHVKANKVLHETVVLLSVVTDEVPAVPADERLEVREIGSGNGVWRAIARYGYMESPDVEHLMEQVRAAGVPVKLNEATYYFNREMIITDGDTKMWQWQKRLYALLSRNARPVRDYYRLPPMQIIEVGLPIQL, from the coding sequence ATGCAAGTCACGGGCACAGCAGGAAAAGCCACCGCGACCGCCGGCCTGACGCTCGGCGCCCTCGGCGTCGTTTTCGGCGACATCGGCACCAGCCCCCTTTACGCATTGCGCGAATGCCTGAATTATTTGCCCTCGGTCGAGCGTTCGGCCGGCGTGCTGGGCGCGTTGTCCTTGGTTTTCTGGGCCATGCTCCTGGTCGTGGTGGGGAAATACCTGGTCTTTGTCACCCGGGCCGACAATCGCGGCGAAGGCGGAATCTTTGCCCTGCTGGCCTTGAGCCACGGCGACCGGACCCGGACCGCCCAAGGCATCGGCACGATGACGCTGCTCATCCTGTTTGGCGCCGCCCTGCTCTATGGTGACGGCATCATCACACCGGCCATCTCGGTGCTGGGCGCCGTGGAAGGCCTGAACACCTTCGACCCCAGCTTCGCCCACAAGGTGCCTTTCATCTCGGCGGTGGTCTTGGCCGGGCTTTTCGCGTTCCAGTTCAAGGGCACCAAGGCCATCGGCGGCATCTTCGGGCCCACGATGCTCGTCTGGTTTCTCGTCATCGGCGGATTGGGTGCATGGCACATCAAGGATGCGCCTCAAGTCGTCGAAGCCCTCAATCCTCTGTTCGGTCTGCGCTTGCTGGCCGATCACCCGGGCCAGGCAACGGCACTGCTCGGCTCGGTCGTGCTCGCCATCACCGGCGCCGAGGCGCTCTACGCCGACATGGGCCACTTCGGCCGGAAGCACATTGCCCGGGCCTGGTATTTCTGTGCGTGGCCCGCGCTCATCCTGAACTACTTTGGCCAGGGCGCCCGGGTGCTCGCCCATCCGGGTGACACCACCTCGCACACTTTCTTTGCGCTCGTGCCCGAAGGGGCGCCCCGGCTGGCGTTGACCCTGCTCTCGATCGTGGCCGCCATCATCGCCAGCCAGGCGATGATCACCGGCACCTATTCGCTCACCCGCCAGGCGATCCAACTCGGCTATTTCCCGCGCCTGAAGATCACCTACACCAACCCCGACCAGTCCGGCCAGATTTACCTGCCCCTGGTCAACGGCCTGCTGGCCTTCGGTTCGATCTATGTCGTGCTGACCTTCGGCTCCAGCGACCGGCTCGCCGCCGCCTACGGTATCGCCGTCACCGGCACCATGGTGGTCACGACCCTCGCGTTCTACACGGTGCTGCGCAAGCACTGGCGCTGGCCGGCGTGGACCGCCGCGCTGCTCTGCGGGTCGTTCCTGCTCGTGGACGTGCCCCTCTTCGCCTCGAACATCCACAAGTTCACCGACGGCGGCTGGTTCCCCATCTTCGTCGCCCTCGGCATCATCGCGATCATGCACACGTGGAAGAGAGGCAAGGACGAGATCTTCCGTCGCATTTACGCCAACGAGATCACGGAGGACGAGCTCTCCAGCGTGGCCAGTTCGGACCGCATCGCCCGCGTGCGCGGCACCGCGGTGTTCATGGCGGGCAACCCGACCGGCACGCCTCTGGTGTTGCTCCACCACGTCAAGGCCAACAAGGTGCTGCACGAGACCGTCGTCCTGCTCAGCGTCGTGACCGACGAGGTGCCGGCTGTGCCCGCGGACGAGCGGCTGGAGGTGCGTGAGATCGGCTCCGGCAACGGGGTCTGGCGCGCCATCGCCCGCTACGGCTACATGGAATCGCCGGACGTCGAACACCTCATGGAACAGGTGCGCGCGGCCGGCGTGCCAGTGAAGCTCAACGAGGCCACCTACTATTTCAACCGCGAGATGATCATCACCGACGGCGATACGAAGATGTGGCAGTGGCAGAAACGCCTCTATGCGCTGCTCAGCCGCAACGCCCGCCCCGTGCGCGACTACTACCGCCTGCCGCCAATGCAGATCATCGAGGTCGGCCTGCCCATCCAGCTCTAG
- the menB gene encoding 1,4-dihydroxy-2-naphthoyl-CoA synthase encodes MSIAWKTAKKYDDILYHKAAGMARITINRPDKRNAFRPQTVAEMHEALLDAREDQTIGVVFLTGAGPAKDGKYAFCAGGDQSVRGHGGYIDGKGVPRLNVLEVQKLIRSMPKVVIALVAGYAIGGGHVLHVMCDLTIAAENAIFGQVGPKMGSFDGGFGSSYLARMVGQKKAREIWFLCRQYNATEALEMGLVNKVVPVQDLEAEGVAWAQEILQRSPLAIRCLKAAFNAELDGQSGIQELAGNATMLYYMTEEAKEFMTAQQEKRKPKAGQFPWLP; translated from the coding sequence ATGTCCATCGCGTGGAAAACCGCCAAGAAATACGACGATATTCTTTACCACAAGGCAGCCGGCATGGCCCGGATCACGATCAACCGGCCCGACAAACGCAACGCCTTCCGCCCGCAAACCGTGGCCGAGATGCACGAGGCGCTGCTCGACGCTCGCGAGGACCAGACGATCGGCGTGGTTTTCCTGACCGGCGCCGGTCCGGCCAAGGACGGCAAGTATGCGTTTTGCGCCGGCGGCGACCAATCCGTGCGCGGCCACGGCGGTTACATCGACGGCAAAGGCGTGCCACGCCTCAATGTGCTCGAGGTGCAGAAGCTCATCCGCTCGATGCCCAAGGTCGTGATTGCGCTTGTCGCCGGCTACGCGATCGGCGGCGGCCACGTGTTGCATGTCATGTGCGACCTCACCATCGCGGCCGAGAACGCCATTTTCGGCCAGGTCGGTCCCAAGATGGGCAGCTTCGACGGCGGCTTTGGTTCCAGTTACCTGGCGCGCATGGTCGGCCAGAAGAAAGCCCGGGAAATCTGGTTCCTCTGCCGCCAATACAACGCGACCGAGGCGCTCGAGATGGGTCTCGTGAACAAGGTTGTGCCAGTGCAGGACCTCGAGGCCGAGGGTGTGGCGTGGGCGCAGGAAATCCTGCAGCGCAGCCCGCTGGCCATCCGGTGTCTCAAGGCCGCGTTCAACGCCGAACTCGACGGCCAGAGCGGCATCCAGGAACTCGCGGGCAACGCCACCATGCTTTACTACATGACCGAGGAGGCGAAGGAGTTCATGACGGCCCAGCAGGAAAAACGGAAGCCGAAGGCCGGGCAATTCCCGTGGCTACCGTAA
- a CDS encoding zf-HC2 domain-containing protein: MNCRDIESLILAERDGVLPPAQHATLSVHVAACPACQQLRANLGEAAAFLKTDAANVAVPDVDTEWRTLRAQLSGAAAKPTRKRPLAPIIWFSAPFAAAAALAIAFFVNRPAAPQSGPAQVAEHADASGATASTIAYVDKDSGWLVVWSTDAATKGSG; encoded by the coding sequence ATGAACTGCCGCGACATCGAATCCCTGATTCTCGCCGAACGGGACGGCGTGCTGCCCCCGGCGCAGCACGCCACCCTCTCGGTGCATGTCGCCGCCTGTCCTGCTTGCCAGCAATTGCGCGCCAACCTTGGGGAAGCCGCGGCTTTTCTGAAAACTGACGCCGCCAATGTCGCCGTGCCCGATGTCGACACAGAATGGCGTACCCTGCGGGCCCAGCTGTCCGGTGCAGCCGCCAAACCCACCCGGAAACGGCCGTTGGCCCCGATCATCTGGTTCAGCGCACCGTTCGCCGCCGCGGCCGCCCTGGCCATTGCCTTCTTTGTGAATCGGCCGGCTGCGCCGCAGTCCGGGCCCGCCCAAGTCGCTGAACATGCCGACGCCTCCGGCGCCACCGCTTCCACCATCGCCTACGTCGACAAGGACAGCGGTTGGCTGGTCGTGTGGTCGACGGATGCTGCTACGAAGGGCAGCGGCTGA
- a CDS encoding sigma-70 family RNA polymerase sigma factor yields MPNTQPPQPDPDPELLRRAQTGDEPAFGVIMRSHYERTFRLVYAIVRHDADARDVCQEIWLTVWRELPKFRGEARFSTWLHPIATRRALDHLRKRRRWFDRFLPFDLGDETAEAAPEPATTDDAGKQAESRERQAVLQAAIEALPPKLRAVLALREVEGLSYEEIAQATSIPTGTVMSRLYHARRLLAQKPGAKP; encoded by the coding sequence GTGCCCAACACGCAGCCGCCCCAGCCCGATCCCGATCCCGAGTTGCTGCGGCGCGCGCAAACGGGCGACGAGCCGGCCTTCGGCGTCATCATGCGCAGCCACTATGAACGGACCTTTCGCCTCGTCTACGCCATCGTCCGCCACGATGCGGACGCGCGGGACGTCTGTCAGGAAATCTGGCTTACCGTCTGGCGCGAACTGCCGAAATTCCGCGGCGAAGCCCGCTTCAGCACCTGGCTGCATCCCATCGCCACCCGGCGGGCACTCGACCATCTGCGCAAGCGGCGCCGCTGGTTTGACCGTTTCCTGCCGTTCGATCTCGGCGACGAAACTGCGGAGGCCGCCCCCGAGCCCGCGACAACCGATGACGCCGGCAAACAGGCGGAAAGCCGCGAGCGCCAGGCCGTGCTCCAAGCCGCCATCGAGGCCCTGCCGCCGAAGCTGCGCGCCGTGCTTGCCTTGCGCGAGGTCGAGGGCCTTTCTTACGAGGAGATCGCCCAAGCCACCTCCATCCCGACCGGCACGGTCATGTCCCGACTTTATCACGCGCGCCGCTTGCTGGCGCAAAAACCAGGAGCCAAACCATGA
- a CDS encoding aminopeptidase, with amino-acid sequence MLPDFEPRLHAFAEVIVRVGLNLQRGQRLLIAEPYELQGVARSTEVIVETVIKTAAADAEVIWGDGPRLREFAEKADWRGFAQLAGNNARRLADGVRRGDALLFLQSSQPRLLDGLPAGRVAELRRIGWEHFGPVAQQLVQGATNWTVAPAPSPAWAQAVYADLPSEQRLAALWQEVFTATRVNEPAPFAAWQVHLRLLRQRRDALNARQLTSLRYKGEGTDLTVTLPPGHIWRTAQLTTQSGTSFVANLPTEEVFTAPHRDSAEGTVRISRPISYGGAVISGIELEFKRGRVTAAQARTGADLLKQLLDTDEGARRLGEVAIVAEDTSLARAGRLFYHPLLDENAQSHVALGDGYGFCLRRPDPTVLNRSLIHVDLPFDASLILPGTEPS; translated from the coding sequence ATGCTGCCTGATTTTGAGCCGCGCCTGCATGCCTTCGCCGAGGTCATTGTGCGGGTGGGCCTAAACCTCCAGCGCGGCCAGCGCCTGCTCATTGCCGAGCCCTACGAACTGCAGGGCGTGGCGCGCAGCACGGAGGTGATTGTCGAAACCGTGATCAAGACGGCCGCCGCCGATGCCGAGGTGATCTGGGGCGATGGCCCGCGGCTGCGCGAATTTGCCGAGAAGGCCGACTGGCGCGGCTTCGCGCAGCTGGCCGGCAACAATGCGCGGCGCCTGGCGGACGGTGTGCGGCGGGGCGACGCCCTGCTCTTCCTCCAAAGCAGCCAACCGCGGCTGCTCGACGGCCTGCCGGCCGGGCGCGTCGCCGAGTTGCGCCGCATCGGCTGGGAACACTTCGGGCCGGTCGCCCAGCAGCTGGTGCAGGGTGCGACCAACTGGACTGTCGCCCCTGCCCCAAGCCCGGCCTGGGCCCAGGCGGTTTATGCGGACTTGCCGTCGGAGCAGCGGCTCGCGGCGCTCTGGCAGGAGGTCTTCACCGCAACCCGGGTGAACGAACCGGCTCCGTTCGCCGCCTGGCAGGTTCATTTGCGCCTGCTCCGCCAGCGCCGCGACGCGCTGAACGCACGGCAATTGACGTCATTGCGCTACAAGGGCGAAGGCACCGACCTCACGGTCACGCTGCCCCCCGGACACATCTGGCGAACCGCCCAGCTCACCACCCAATCCGGCACATCATTCGTCGCGAACCTGCCCACCGAAGAGGTCTTCACGGCCCCGCACCGGGACTCCGCCGAAGGCACGGTGCGCATTTCGCGCCCGATCAGTTACGGTGGAGCCGTGATCAGCGGCATCGAACTTGAGTTCAAACGCGGCCGGGTCACGGCCGCGCAGGCCCGCACCGGGGCGGACCTGTTGAAGCAGCTGCTTGATACTGACGAAGGCGCCCGCCGGCTGGGCGAAGTCGCCATTGTCGCCGAGGATACCTCGCTCGCCCGGGCGGGCCGGCTTTTCTACCACCCGCTGTTGGACGAAAACGCCCAGAGCCACGTCGCGCTCGGCGACGGTTATGGATTCTGCCTGCGCCGGCCCGATCCCACCGTGCTCAACCGCAGCCTCATCCATGTGGACCTGCCGTTCGACGCCAGCCTCATCCTGCCCGGGACGGAACCGTCCTGA